From a single Ignavibacteria bacterium genomic region:
- a CDS encoding T9SS type A sorting domain-containing protein, translating into MKKTLLLIAMFCLTLNAQLWRGQTINPPYRLNDVDFQTDIGMAVGEGGAVFIKLGDSPWTIFRTGAQTEWLNAVDIVGSNAWAVGENGVVLKFNFNTQEWTQIQLNTNENLKKVYFAGPDIGYIVGYGSTLFKTTNAGATWTKQNFNSNEYQLTSIAYGTDMFGAMGSLAASSTISRLLVTENGGAGYLPLSLPYVGAIFNVSVPNDQVIYAAGEFGLLKSTNRGLSWINLTPNIPGFIYPGDMFFFDAMRGVIVLNDGIIHKTTDGGATWNHENVFPYNSNVALGLYTQDLENIHVVGYGTMQAWQRRAPLMLWLEDVALFAGDTVKIPLKITNPNGYKLYSGQIYLNNFSPKLKFIGVKPEAGTLMNTSGWSFYTNQTNENLRFISYGSDFINTNGILCYLQFKATPTDPTKRDTVFINFDSAYFNTNDYPVMTKAGKVVIKTRFPGDVDLNGVVQAFDASMVLRYLVNQITLDDEQRGNAEVTNNSTITAADASTIAQYVAGLIPSLPWGNFPQAAGTPQIVDVNAPSGQIIEVPVYLNNPENLFTLEGNISFDATAFNFEGLQFAPQFSGALREVRHEDGVVKFAIASLQEVPLTPGIPVVKLRLSYNGSLNNGQSTVSFTNLRLNENIFIPDAGQSIIHIVTGITESENVPLEFALKQNYPNPFNPTTMIAFALPKEGFVSLIIYNSSGEKVTELINRNLEAGYHEIGFSAADLPSGIYLYKLTAGNNTSTRKMILMK; encoded by the coding sequence ATGAAGAAGACACTTCTACTCATTGCAATGTTTTGTCTTACCTTGAACGCCCAGTTGTGGCGAGGACAGACAATTAATCCGCCCTACCGGCTCAACGATGTCGATTTTCAAACAGATATTGGTATGGCAGTCGGAGAGGGCGGAGCTGTATTTATAAAGCTGGGTGATTCCCCCTGGACGATTTTCCGAACGGGGGCTCAAACCGAGTGGTTGAATGCCGTGGACATAGTCGGATCCAATGCATGGGCAGTTGGAGAAAATGGAGTAGTATTGAAATTTAACTTCAATACACAGGAATGGACCCAAATACAGTTGAACACTAACGAAAACCTTAAGAAGGTTTATTTTGCCGGTCCTGATATAGGCTATATCGTCGGATATGGAAGTACACTATTCAAGACCACCAATGCCGGAGCAACCTGGACAAAGCAGAACTTCAACTCCAATGAATACCAGTTGACATCCATTGCATACGGAACCGACATGTTCGGTGCCATGGGTTCCCTTGCGGCTTCTTCCACAATCAGCAGATTGCTCGTTACCGAAAACGGAGGTGCCGGATATCTTCCGCTTTCGCTTCCCTATGTCGGAGCGATATTTAATGTTTCCGTCCCAAACGATCAGGTCATTTATGCAGCCGGCGAGTTTGGATTGCTGAAATCAACCAACCGGGGACTTTCCTGGATTAATCTGACTCCCAACATTCCGGGTTTTATATATCCCGGTGACATGTTTTTCTTCGATGCAATGCGGGGTGTAATTGTATTGAACGACGGAATAATTCACAAAACAACCGATGGAGGAGCGACATGGAACCACGAAAATGTTTTTCCTTATAATAGCAATGTTGCATTGGGACTGTACACACAAGATCTTGAAAACATTCATGTGGTCGGTTATGGAACAATGCAGGCATGGCAGAGGAGAGCGCCCTTGATGCTTTGGCTCGAGGATGTTGCGCTTTTTGCGGGCGACACGGTAAAAATACCGCTAAAAATCACAAACCCCAACGGATATAAACTGTACTCGGGACAGATTTACCTGAACAACTTTTCTCCCAAGCTCAAGTTTATAGGTGTTAAACCTGAGGCAGGTACTCTCATGAACACTTCGGGCTGGTCATTTTACACAAATCAGACCAACGAAAATCTTCGATTTATCTCTTACGGATCTGATTTTATTAACACCAATGGAATTCTATGTTACCTGCAATTCAAAGCGACTCCAACTGATCCGACAAAAAGAGATACTGTATTCATCAATTTCGACTCTGCATATTTTAACACAAATGATTACCCTGTTATGACAAAAGCCGGAAAGGTTGTGATAAAGACCCGGTTCCCCGGTGATGTGGATCTGAACGGGGTTGTTCAGGCTTTTGATGCATCAATGGTGTTAAGATACCTGGTCAATCAGATAACCCTCGACGACGAACAGCGTGGAAATGCTGAGGTTACAAACAACAGCACAATCACTGCGGCCGATGCATCAACTATTGCACAATATGTTGCGGGGTTGATACCTTCACTTCCGTGGGGTAATTTCCCGCAGGCAGCCGGTACACCTCAGATTGTGGATGTTAATGCACCCTCAGGACAGATTATCGAAGTGCCGGTATACTTAAACAACCCGGAAAACCTGTTTACTCTCGAGGGAAATATTTCGTTTGATGCCACTGCTTTTAATTTTGAGGGATTGCAATTTGCCCCTCAATTTTCGGGTGCACTCCGGGAAGTACGACATGAGGATGGAGTGGTGAAATTCGCCATAGCATCGCTTCAGGAGGTTCCTTTAACACCCGGTATTCCCGTTGTTAAACTCCGTCTTTCATATAACGGCAGCTTGAACAACGGCCAAAGTACGGTGAGTTTTACAAATCTCCGACTAAACGAAAACATTTTTATACCTGATGCCGGGCAGTCGATAATCCATATCGTAACCGGAATCACTGAGAGTGAAAATGTACCTCTCGAATTTGCGCTAAAACAGAATTACCCCAATCCGTTTAATCCAACAACAATGATCGCCTTCGCGCTCCCAAAAGAGGGCTTTGTCTCTCTCATTATCTACAACTCGTCGGGAGAAAAAGTAACTGAACTTATAAACAGAAATCTTGAAGCCGGCTACCATGAGATTGGATTCAGTGCCGCAGATTTGCCGAGCGGAATTTATCTCTATAAACTGACTGCAGGAAATAACACATCCACAAGAAAAATGATCCTGATGAAATAG
- a CDS encoding NmrA family NAD(P)-binding protein produces the protein MFVITGATGNTGKIIATRLLEAGKSVKLIGRDPEKANDLITKGAEFAKGSLDDVEFLTTAFEGAAAVYAMIPPAYREPDFYGFQTKTVDTLATAIKNSGVKYAVSLSSLGAQLSEDTGVVFGLHYMEEEFNKIEGLNVLHLRPTFFMENLFGQIPLIKESGIMGSPVLANIKMPMIATVDIGNYGAERILKLDFTGKSAQYLLGERDLTYPEIASILGKAIGKPNLSYIEFPFEGMIASMVQMGVGESMANRMALFLQVANTGRITEGVIRDAESTTPTSIEEFAKTFAYVYNS, from the coding sequence ATGTTTGTAATAACAGGAGCAACCGGTAACACCGGTAAAATAATCGCAACCCGACTACTTGAAGCCGGCAAAAGTGTAAAACTTATCGGCAGAGACCCCGAAAAGGCAAATGATCTAATTACCAAAGGTGCTGAATTCGCAAAGGGGAGCCTTGACGATGTTGAATTTCTTACTACGGCATTTGAAGGTGCAGCAGCAGTTTATGCAATGATTCCACCTGCCTACAGGGAACCAGATTTTTACGGCTTTCAAACGAAAACAGTTGATACACTGGCAACAGCAATCAAAAATTCGGGCGTAAAATATGCAGTGTCCCTGAGCAGTCTTGGAGCGCAGCTCTCAGAAGACACAGGCGTTGTTTTCGGATTGCATTATATGGAAGAGGAATTCAACAAAATTGAAGGGTTAAATGTCCTTCACCTCAGACCCACATTTTTCATGGAGAACCTTTTTGGTCAGATTCCCCTAATTAAGGAGAGCGGTATCATGGGCTCACCTGTCCTCGCAAACATTAAAATGCCTATGATTGCGACTGTCGATATCGGAAACTACGGTGCCGAAAGAATTCTTAAACTCGATTTTACAGGGAAGTCCGCTCAATATCTTCTCGGTGAAAGAGACCTGACCTATCCTGAGATTGCCTCCATTCTCGGAAAAGCCATTGGCAAACCCAACCTCTCCTATATTGAATTCCCGTTCGAAGGGATGATTGCTTCCATGGTGCAGATGGGTGTTGGTGAAAGCATGGCAAACCGCATGGCTCTTTTCCTGCAGGTCGCCAACACCGGTAGGATTACAGAGGGTGTAATCAGAGATGCAGAGAGCACAACTCCAACCAGCATAGAAGAGTTCGCCAAAACATTCGCTTATGTTTATAACTCGTAG
- a CDS encoding MarR family transcriptional regulator: protein MEEKSSKFCKCLYYSSNTLARIVTKMADEEFARTGLTTSFAFLVMSVVEQPGIQPMDLSKIMMLNPSTITRLIEKLEQKGLVSRETEGKFTRIYPTEAGKEMEPVVKECWMNFYKRYTKTLGETHANLLTVSIFDAAVKLDNA from the coding sequence ATGGAAGAAAAAAGTTCTAAATTTTGCAAGTGCCTTTACTACTCGTCCAATACGCTGGCGCGGATAGTTACGAAAATGGCTGATGAAGAGTTTGCCCGCACTGGACTGACGACTTCATTTGCTTTTCTTGTAATGTCCGTTGTAGAGCAACCGGGTATTCAACCGATGGATTTGAGTAAAATTATGATGCTCAATCCTTCGACAATAACCCGTTTGATAGAGAAACTGGAACAAAAGGGGCTCGTTTCGAGAGAAACAGAGGGGAAGTTTACAAGAATTTATCCAACCGAGGCAGGCAAGGAAATGGAGCCTGTTGTAAAGGAGTGCTGGATGAATTTTTACAAACGGTACACAAAAACTCTCGGCGAAACTCATGCAAACCTGCTTACAGTATCGATTTTTGACGCAGCAGTTAAACTTGACAATGCCTGA
- a CDS encoding 3'-5' exonuclease, with product MRLKLKRPIVFFDLETTGIDVEKDRIVEISLLKLYPDQRREIKTVLVNPERSIPADSSKIHGIYDLMVANEKTFPEIANSLLKIFDSCDISGYNILSYDLPLIKQEFKRCGIEFPAEGTVAIDPYLLYAKKEPRNPGNPADTRRLVDAYRYYCGKKMVGAHSAEADITATMEVFIAQLEKYNDVGDTPEEIAQYLGVGRSKNADISGKLVYNEKGEVVYNFGKHIGKRVKDERGYAEWILKNDFPDDTKRVLREILKK from the coding sequence ATGAGATTAAAATTAAAACGACCAATTGTATTTTTTGACCTGGAAACCACGGGGATTGATGTCGAAAAAGACAGAATCGTTGAAATATCGCTGTTAAAACTCTACCCCGATCAGCGACGGGAGATCAAAACGGTGCTCGTGAATCCCGAAAGAAGCATCCCCGCAGATTCGAGTAAAATTCACGGCATTTATGATTTGATGGTGGCTAACGAGAAGACATTTCCCGAAATCGCAAATTCACTTCTTAAGATTTTCGACTCCTGCGACATTTCAGGGTATAATATTTTAAGCTACGACCTTCCTCTCATCAAGCAGGAATTTAAAAGATGTGGAATCGAATTCCCCGCGGAAGGAACTGTTGCAATCGATCCGTATCTGCTTTATGCAAAGAAGGAACCAAGAAATCCCGGCAACCCTGCGGATACCCGCCGTCTGGTGGATGCATACCGCTATTACTGTGGCAAGAAAATGGTGGGCGCACACTCTGCCGAGGCTGACATCACCGCCACTATGGAGGTGTTTATCGCTCAACTTGAAAAATACAACGATGTTGGAGACACTCCCGAAGAAATTGCACAATATCTGGGAGTGGGAAGAAGCAAAAATGCCGACATTTCAGGGAAGCTGGTTTATAACGAGAAGGGGGAAGTTGTCTATAATTTTGGCAAACATATCGGCAAAAGGGTGAAAGACGAGAGAGGGTACGCAGAGTGGATCCTTAAAAATGACTTTCCCGATGACACAAAGCGGGTCTTGAGAGAAATTCTGAAAAAATAG
- the asd gene encoding aspartate-semialdehyde dehydrogenase: MSKIKVAVLGATGSVGQKFIQLLEDHPFFELCELGASDRSAGKKYKDAVNWFMASPIPKGVGDLIVKNCEPPFESRIVFSGLDSSVAGEIEENFAKAGYIVVSNSRNHRFDPDVPLLVPEVNADHLQLLSIQKYNGGAIVTNPNCSTIGMVMALKPLFDNFGLEAVNVVTMQALSGAGYPGVSGLDSTDNVIPFISGEEEKLETEPLKILGAFNGSGITNTDIKISASTNRVPVLDGHTESVQVKLKNKASKGDILKVWEEFSAEPQSLQLPFAPVKPLHYFHEDKYPQPRLHRNIDKGMATSVGRLRDCNLFDYKFTVLSHNTVRGAAGGAILCAELMVKKGLI; this comes from the coding sequence ATGTCTAAAATCAAAGTAGCAGTTCTCGGTGCCACCGGCAGTGTGGGGCAGAAATTTATTCAACTTCTTGAAGATCATCCTTTTTTTGAATTGTGCGAACTTGGAGCTTCCGACCGCTCGGCGGGGAAGAAATACAAGGATGCAGTCAACTGGTTTATGGCGTCCCCGATTCCGAAAGGGGTGGGAGACCTGATTGTAAAGAATTGTGAGCCCCCATTTGAGAGCAGGATTGTTTTTTCGGGACTTGATTCTTCCGTAGCGGGTGAAATTGAAGAGAATTTTGCCAAAGCAGGTTACATCGTTGTCTCCAATTCGAGAAATCACCGCTTTGATCCCGATGTACCGCTTCTCGTACCTGAAGTTAATGCGGATCACCTGCAGCTCCTTTCGATTCAAAAGTACAACGGCGGTGCAATAGTTACCAACCCCAACTGTTCAACAATCGGAATGGTGATGGCGCTAAAACCTCTTTTTGACAATTTTGGACTTGAAGCCGTGAATGTGGTCACGATGCAGGCTCTTTCAGGTGCCGGTTATCCCGGAGTTTCGGGACTTGACTCCACTGATAATGTCATCCCGTTTATCAGCGGCGAAGAAGAGAAGCTCGAAACCGAACCCCTGAAAATTCTTGGAGCTTTTAACGGATCGGGGATTACGAACACCGACATCAAAATCAGTGCTTCCACCAACAGAGTGCCGGTTCTCGACGGTCACACCGAATCTGTTCAGGTTAAACTGAAAAACAAAGCTTCAAAGGGTGATATTTTGAAGGTCTGGGAGGAATTCTCTGCTGAACCTCAGTCTCTTCAACTTCCCTTTGCACCCGTTAAACCGTTGCATTATTTCCATGAGGATAAATATCCTCAGCCGCGACTCCACAGAAACATCGATAAAGGGATGGCAACCTCTGTCGGAAGGCTTCGTGACTGTAACCTGTTCGATTACAAGTTTACAGTTCTTTCCCACAATACGGTCAGAGGTGCTGCCGGTGGAGCAATACTTTGTGCCGAATTGATGGTGAAAAAGGGTTTAATCTAA
- a CDS encoding phage Gp37/Gp68 family protein yields MADKSLIEWTNATWNPVTGCDKVSSGCKNCYAEKMAKRLQLMGQPNYKNGFKLTLQPATLDIPLKWKTPRLIFVNSMSDLFHEDVPFDYILKVFQVMNQASWHVFQILTKRHERLLELSKKLPWSENIWMGVSVESQTYVKRVDYLRQTNAFTKFLSIEPLIGEINKIDLEGIDWVIVGGESGPKARELKEEWVTKLRDICNVADVPFFFKQWGGTRKHKTGRELQGRLHNDMPRRHMFLT; encoded by the coding sequence ATGGCTGATAAAAGTTTAATTGAGTGGACTAACGCTACATGGAATCCCGTAACCGGATGTGACAAAGTAAGTTCCGGGTGTAAAAATTGCTATGCCGAAAAAATGGCCAAACGGTTACAATTGATGGGACAGCCAAATTACAAAAACGGATTTAAGTTGACGCTCCAACCTGCTACCCTGGACATTCCACTGAAATGGAAGACACCTCGTCTGATTTTTGTAAATTCAATGAGTGATCTTTTCCACGAGGATGTGCCTTTTGATTATATCTTAAAGGTTTTTCAAGTAATGAATCAAGCCTCGTGGCATGTATTCCAAATTCTTACGAAAAGACACGAGAGGTTGTTGGAACTTAGTAAAAAATTGCCCTGGTCTGAAAACATCTGGATGGGGGTTAGTGTTGAGTCTCAAACATATGTAAAAAGAGTTGATTACCTCAGACAAACAAACGCATTCACGAAGTTTTTGTCGATTGAACCATTAATCGGGGAAATTAACAAAATTGATCTTGAAGGGATAGACTGGGTGATTGTGGGAGGGGAATCAGGACCTAAAGCAAGAGAACTTAAGGAAGAATGGGTTACAAAATTACGAGACATCTGCAATGTGGCTGATGTACCTTTCTTTTTCAAGCAGTGGGGCGGTACTAGAAAGCACAAAACAGGAAGAGAATTACAAGGTCGTTTGCATAACGATATGCCCCGAAGACATATGTTTTTGACATAA
- the tcmP gene encoding three-Cys-motif partner protein TcmP, which translates to MADHFGGNWTITKLRTLNDYLEAYKKIFDKNLKAQSFTTHYIDAFAGKGDLVFEDSIEGNLFEMEAHYPGSAKIALDIKSPFHHYHFIEKDRSRCQKLEELKRQYAWAKDRVHIYNGDCTQELTKILKSFHITKDRAVIFLDPFGMHVEFDLLKTIAKTKMVDLWILVPHAVGFMRQLQKDGEIIDSVRGKLDRVFGETDWFEKFYKEYSVENLFGEEETILIKAVNEKELIEYYVSRLGEIFHKVAPNPLILKNTKNIPIFALCFAASNEKGSETAINIARHLIEKKHG; encoded by the coding sequence ATGGCAGATCATTTTGGTGGCAATTGGACAATAACGAAATTGAGAACACTAAATGACTATTTAGAAGCATACAAAAAAATTTTTGACAAGAATTTAAAGGCACAGTCATTCACGACTCATTACATTGATGCATTTGCAGGGAAGGGAGACCTCGTCTTTGAAGATAGCATTGAAGGCAACTTATTTGAGATGGAAGCACATTATCCCGGTAGTGCAAAGATTGCATTAGACATAAAAAGTCCTTTTCATCACTATCACTTTATCGAAAAAGACAGAAGCCGGTGTCAAAAGCTTGAAGAACTAAAAAGACAATATGCTTGGGCAAAAGATCGAGTTCATATTTATAATGGTGATTGCACACAGGAGCTCACGAAAATATTGAAAAGTTTTCATATCACTAAAGACAGGGCGGTCATTTTCCTGGACCCGTTTGGAATGCATGTGGAATTTGATCTCCTGAAGACAATCGCTAAAACAAAAATGGTGGATTTGTGGATTCTCGTACCTCATGCAGTCGGATTTATGCGTCAACTACAAAAAGATGGAGAAATTATAGACTCAGTCAGGGGAAAATTAGACCGTGTTTTCGGTGAAACGGATTGGTTCGAAAAGTTTTACAAAGAATACTCGGTTGAAAATTTGTTCGGTGAAGAAGAGACAATCTTAATAAAAGCTGTTAATGAGAAAGAATTGATAGAATATTATGTCTCAAGATTAGGCGAAATTTTTCATAAAGTTGCACCAAATCCTTTGATCTTGAAAAATACTAAAAATATTCCTATCTTCGCCTTGTGTTTTGCTGCTTCAAACGAAAAAGGTTCAGAAACTGCGATCAACATTGCTCGACATCTAATTGAAAAGAAACATGGCTGA